One stretch of Mustelus asterias chromosome 21, sMusAst1.hap1.1, whole genome shotgun sequence DNA includes these proteins:
- the nosip gene encoding nitric oxide synthase-interacting protein: MTRHGKNCTAGAVYTYYEKKKDTAVSGYGTQSLRLSKDAIKDFDCCCLSLQPCKDPVITPDGYIYEKEAILEYILHQKTEIAKKIKAYEKQKNVRKTELAELAKAEKETKVKAFLEKESTIVSKPLNPFSSNEGEAQAGTSAAPVQQESEKHLPSFWIPSLTPEAKASTVRKPDKTVYCPMSGKSLKMKDLIPVNFLPVDSKLERVQLITKQERYVCAVTRDVLGNSVPCAVLRPSGAVVTMECVEKLIKHDMVDPINGEKLTEKDIIRIQRGGTGFAGSGVKLEAKESRPVMQA; encoded by the exons ATGACGAGACACGGAAAGAACTGCACGGCGGGGGCCGTGTACACTTATTACGAGAAGAAGAAGGACACAG CTGTTTCAGGGTATGGGACCCAGTCCCTGCGCCTCAGCAAGGATGCCATCAAGGATTTTGACTGCTGCTGCCTGTCCTTACAACCATGCAAAGATCCCGTCATAAC ACCTGATGGTTATATATATGAAAAGGAAGCAATTCTGGAATACATCCTGCATCAGAAAACCGAAATTGCCAAGAAGATAAAG GCTTACGAGAAGCAGAAGAATGTCAGGAAGACGGAACTGGCTGAATTGGCGAAGGCTGAGAAGGAGACCAAAGTCAAAGCGTTCCTGGAGAAAGAGTCAACCATCGTGAGCAAGCCCCTGAATCCCTTCAGCTCCAACGAGG GGGAGGCCCAGGCTGGTACGAGCGCAGCACCAGTTCAGCAGGAGAGCGAAAAGCACTTGCCCAGCTTTTggatcccctccctcactcctgagGCCAAAGCATCCACCGTGAGAAAACCG gATAAGACTGTCTACTGCCCGATGAGCGGGAAGTCCCTGAAGATGAAAGACTTGATCCCCGTAAACTTCTTACCAGTTGACAGTAAGCTGGAGCGCGTGCAGCTAATCACGAAGCAGGAACGCTACGTCTGTGCCGTGACGCGGGACGTGCTGGGAAACTCTGTGCCGTGTGCCGTGCTCCGACCCTC AGGAGCCGTGGTCACCATGGAGTGCGTGGAGAAACTGATTAAACACGACATGGTGGATCCAATTAACGGGGAGAAACTGACGGAGAAGGACATCATCCGCATTCAGAGG GGTGGGACTGGATTCGCAGGATCTGGAGTGAAGCTGGAAGCAAAGGAGTCCAGGCCGGTGATGCAGGCGTAA